The sequence below is a genomic window from Nocardioides oleivorans.
CCACCGTCGTGGCCGACCGTCGGCACCTCCCCCGAGCATCGTGCGCATGGATGCTCAGCTCCGTGCCCTCATCGGCAAGCACGGCGTGTTCACGCGCAAGGAAGCGCTCGCGCTCGGCTACCACGACCGAGCGATCGCGCTTCTGGTCCGCACGGGGGCGTGGGTGCGCGTACGACGCGGCGCCTATGTGTTCGGTGACGCCTGGGTCGACCTGAGCAGCAACCAGAGGTACGCCGTGCTGTGCCGCGCAGCGGTCCGGCAGGCGCGCGCCGAGGTCGTGCTGAGCCACTCCAGCTCGGGCAACGAGTACGGATGTCCGATGTGGGAGGCGGACCTGAAGTCGGTCCACATGACCCGGTCGGACGAGCGGGCCGGGCGCGCCGAAGCAGGGATCGTCCAGCACCGGGGCAAGGTCGAGGACGACGACGTGGTCGAGCGCAACGGCCTCAGCGTCATGAGCGGCACTCGCACGGCCCTCGAGCTGACGACGATCCTCGACGTGGAGCACGCACTCGTCGAGATCGACCACCTGCTCCACAACGGCCACACCACACTGGAGAAGCTCCACGACCGGTACGAGAAGATGGCGTACTGGCCCCGAACGCTCACGACCGATCTCGTCCTTCGACTTGCGGACGGTCGATCGGAGTCTGTGGGTGAGACCCGGTCCCGCTATCTCTGCTGGACGCAACACCTGCCTGCGCCGATCCCGAACTATCCGATCGTCGACCAGCACGGCAGGGAGATCGCCCGCGTCGATCTCGCGTGGCCGTCGCGCGGCGTCTTCCTGGAGTTCGACGGGAAGGAGAAGTACCTCAAGCACAGGCGCGAGGGCGAGTCGATCGTCGACTGCGTCCTCCGCGAGAAGAAGCGTGAGTCGCTCATCTGCGAGCTCATGGACTGGCGGTGCGTCCGCATCGTCTGGGCTGACCTCTATCGACCCGACGAAGTCGCCACGAGGATCCGCAGGCTCTTCCGGGACGCGCCGGCCGCCTGAGGTCGCCGAGCCGCGAGGCACTCGCTGAACATGTCGGCCTCTGCAACGCCTGACATGTTCAGTGATCCCCGGTCAGCCGGGGATCACTCCAGAAGGAGCTGGCAGCAAGCCGGAGCGCTCAGGCGATGGGGCGGTTCTCGTAGGGCGTCGAGAGGACGATCGTGGTCCGGGTGGAGACGCCGGCGGCGCCGCGGATCCGGGCGAGGAGGTCCTCGAGGTCGCGGGGGGTGGCGACGCGGATCTTGAGGATGTACGACTCCTCGCCGGCCACCGACCAGCACGACTCGATCTCCGGGATGCCGACCAGCCGGTCGGGGTAGTCGTCGGGCTGGGAGGGGTCGATCGGCGTGATGGAGATGAAGGCGGTGAGCGGTCGGCCGAGCTGGTCGTGGTCGACGGTCGCTCCGTAGCCGGTGATCAGGCCGCGCTGCTCGAGCCGCTTGACCCGCTGGTGCACCGCCGAGGTCGACAGGTCGGTCGCCTTGCCGAGGTCGGTGAAGGACATCCGGCCGTCCGAGGCCAGGAGGGACAGGATCTGCCGGTCCTTGGACTCGACCTCGGGAGAACTCACTGACGCACCCTAGTCCGAACCGGACAGGGCCTGCACGAGTCTCACCGCTGACGAGCCGAGGCCCCACCGCTCGTCGAGGGCCACGACGGCGTCGTGGTCGGCCGGCGTCCGGGGGCGGGTCAGGTCGGCTGTGCCGAGGTCGAGGTCACGGCGTACGGCGACCACCTCGGGCGCGACGTCGAGGTAGTCGAGTGCCGCCTTGATCTTCCCGCGCGGACCGGGGCCCATGTCGGACTCGGGGTCGCTCGCGGCCGCCACGACGGCATCGATCGACCCGAACCGGTTGAGCAGCGTGGCCGCGGT
It includes:
- a CDS encoding type IV toxin-antitoxin system AbiEi family antitoxin domain-containing protein, which codes for MDAQLRALIGKHGVFTRKEALALGYHDRAIALLVRTGAWVRVRRGAYVFGDAWVDLSSNQRYAVLCRAAVRQARAEVVLSHSSSGNEYGCPMWEADLKSVHMTRSDERAGRAEAGIVQHRGKVEDDDVVERNGLSVMSGTRTALELTTILDVEHALVEIDHLLHNGHTTLEKLHDRYEKMAYWPRTLTTDLVLRLADGRSESVGETRSRYLCWTQHLPAPIPNYPIVDQHGREIARVDLAWPSRGVFLEFDGKEKYLKHRREGESIVDCVLREKKRESLICELMDWRCVRIVWADLYRPDEVATRIRRLFRDAPAA
- a CDS encoding Lrp/AsnC family transcriptional regulator, whose translation is MSSPEVESKDRQILSLLASDGRMSFTDLGKATDLSTSAVHQRVKRLEQRGLITGYGATVDHDQLGRPLTAFISITPIDPSQPDDYPDRLVGIPEIESCWSVAGEESYILKIRVATPRDLEDLLARIRGAAGVSTRTTIVLSTPYENRPIA